The DNA window GtgcgagaaattaaaaaaaaaaaagaaagaaatctaACGCTGCTTCAAACGCTACTTGAACCTCGACCTTGAGTCTGGTGCATTACCGGATAAAAATGATGATGCGTATGCATTCCGTTTTCCGgcgacgtcggcgtcggcTCTTTTGCGAGCGTGCGGTTTCGCTTCTACTCCGAGACATTCTCGGAGCGCGGAACGTTCCGCGCGCGGACGgcagtattttatttacgcgTTACATTCCAAATACCCGAGAGAGATGACATGACATACGCGCCTCGAGCGTTTAAAATCCTAGATGCGCGGCATCGCGCCGGGATGTAAAAGGAGACGAAGGAAAAAAACAAGAAGCGGCGATTAGAGGCCGTACCTCCCGGAGGAAACCGCGGGACCTGAATACCCCGGGCGTTTTTGCCCGCGAGGATCGAGAGGACCAAAGGTCCTCCGAGGTGGCCTTTCAGCGTCTGCCGCGATTGAGGCAGAATGTTGGAATAATATCTCGCGCCGGGTGCGTTTTCTTTGCGTTTTACGCGCGTTTTCAGGAAAGTCCGCGGCGGTATAGACGGTCCGTCGGCAGAATTCCAATTTAGTCACGCGCCGTTCGAGGCGATTTCCAAGCGCGgcagaataaataaaacctTCGCGTTTCCACCTCGGCACGTCCCTACGTCGCAATAAAAGGCAGATCGCACGCGCATAAACGctctttttctataaattttcgaaGGAGATTTCAGGAGGGTTCCTCTGAAGTGTTTTCAATCGTTGAAATTTACAATGAAACTTTTGTACTTGCACAAAACTTCTGCTGTACAAAAATCAGCCAGCGAAAGAATAAATCGAAGAGATGTTACTTTTAAAGTTGTTCCGCATACAGAAGTGTTTCATTTTTctctcattatttttcaatggTTTCTttgatcaattaattttttttttctctttaagtCGACGGAAACGCCAAgagagtaataaaaataattacaaaaatataggttacaataaatttatatttatatttaatttatttttacatatgtttgtgtatttatatcttaaattagaattttattaaatcaaactctatttaaaattaatcgaaaattattaattattttcgttatttcgCTAAGAATAACTTGATTCTAAACTGGCGAAaaatttacgtatatttttaaatagcgTAATCATAACTTAGAAATACGGTGGTGGTatcttttttagatttatcaAAGTCACATCTTAGAAgtctacatattttttcatgaataTATGGAAttggtatatataataataaaataatataacattttctgTAACCATCGtgtacactgttaaatattattaaagggtgaaatttaaattaatatcttgagctaaatatcattttgttatttttaactaccatgtgtgttgacatttattattttatcaaaacagtattattctAACTCTATTGGTTTAATtgaattaacattgttttagttaaagttaaattaatgacattttaGGTAGGAGCGATGAGGATTTAtagaaatggttaaaaataactcaaattgagtataatttgacactacaaatttaacagtgtagtATTGCCTGGGAAATAAAAGACCATATTCCAGCAGAATCATTATTCAGTCTTTTTCTCGGAACATCTCGCAGTATTGTACTGTCGAAAAATATCGAGTCAGCCTCtcggaagaaaaagaatcatTCTCAGAGGCGATTTCTCGCTACGTCGCTTATAAAAATACGTCGGCGAACGGCGAGCAGTCTTTTTCTCGCTTTTCTCGTCTCCATTTCCCTCTTCGCGGTCGATTCACGATGTTAAATCGTCTCGTATCGCGATAACGCGATCGCACTAGGGGTCACACACGAGGGAAGGACagaaacaaagagagagagagaattcaGGCATTCGGCAGCGTCTCGCTAAGCTGGCAAGGCAGGCAGAAGCGTCCGTCCCTATATAGGGTGGACGACCCTTTGTTCGGATGGTCCCCCGCCCCCCTTTCCTTCTCGCAGCCGGTTCTCCCTTCTAGACGAACCATCCGATACGCGCGGCTCTTCCTCCTCCGCCCCCTTTTAACATCTACACCCCCTAACTAGCGCGCGTTGTGCACGAATGGGTCACGAGACGCACAATGGTGGGGTCCGAAATTCGATAGCGCAATAACTGCTGCTTCTAACATGGGGGTACCGGGTGTGATCGTTAAACATCCCCCTTCGTAAACACGGTCGAAAGtggggggaagggggagacAACCCCCCGGGGATATCGTCGCGACTCTTATCCGGAAGCGCGAATCGCTCTATCTGACAAATTGAATTTCGGCTCGCGGGGACGATAGAGATTTTCTCGTTGCAGGATCTCGTTATACGGAGACGATTGTCCGTTTTCTCCGTCATTAATTATCTGTCCCCTTTCTGTTTGCAGTCAACGCGGGAGGCTTGGACTTCATCATCGAGCCGCGGGATGTGGTGGTGGAACAAGGAGGTCCCGCGAGGCTGGACTGCGAGGCGAAGAGCGTCTTTGGGACGCCGAATATACACTGGCGTACGGACGACGGTCAGCCGATCACGTTTATCGGGGACAGTTACCGGTAATACGCGTGATGTGCATCTCTTAGGAGAGattcctcccccccccccctattGCTACGTCCACCTGCTCTCACCGTCCAGATTCTGACGGAACGATTCCCGATTCTGTTTTTGTAGATCAAAGCTAGCGAACGGGTCCTTGTACATAAATAGCGTGTACGCTGGTAGTGCAGAATTAACCGGGAGTTATCAGTGCTTAGCCTCCATAGACAATGTCGGAGCGATTGTCTCTCGGACAGCCACAATCAAACTAGCAAGTTAGTATCCGAGCTCTTCGTAGTGACACGTGCTTGAAAACTTCCCGAGAAAGATCATGCTTGATGCCTTTGATCATGCTTGATCACTTTGATGCGCGAACGATCACTTTTTGGAAAAAAGATAACTCCTTAAACTTAACTCATTAAAGAGACTCCTCGGGCTTTTACTTAGCCTGAGAGATTGTGGTTCAACGAACTCTAAGGGAAATctatttgcaaaatgtatTAGGCGCttttaaatatcgattttctgACAGTTTTTGTTgcttaattgtttaaaagtttttatgattgctttaaaaaatgtataactaTGAAACGTTAAATGATAGAAAGTCCATTTTTATCTAGAAATCTTCATAAAGATTCAAAGCATCTGTTTTATAAAACAGATATAAGAATAACTTATTTGTTGTTTTGCAAGTCTAAATGCTATAAAcatttgtgttttttttaatatttgtgtcGAGAGAaaactttgattttttttaaatcaaggtTTGGAATATGTTTTGAAGCTTTTCGATATTGAAAACAACATCGAAGTGCAATtgaagcataaaaaaaaattctaaaagcGCGCACAGATCCGCTTTCGCCAATCGCGCTGGATTTTCTATCACTTGTCGTTTTACAACTACgagtttttaaaaactacacaatttgaaaaatgtaaaaagtttaataaagttgatgttatatatcattaactaaatattattacaattttgttacttggtattatataaaagctaatatttaatagtgcgtatctccaaaaatctcgcgaatatgataaatatcgGATATAAGATAATCTTGGAATTCCTTgaactataatatatcttaaatgATGAAATTTAGACAGAAGATAAGGGATAAGATAATCCTCTTTGCTCTGAAAAGTGATCGCTCACTTCCGGTAGCACTTATacgataaatgtaatattgacTTTCTTTGAAGGCCTTCCCGGCTTCGAAAGAGAACCTCAGGACACCATGGTTTACGCGGGACAGATTGCATATTTGAGTTGTGCGCTACCCGCTTCCTCGAGTTTGTTAAAGATACAATGGTTAAAGGACGAACATCCTTTAGTGCTCGATAAAAGTCGAATGACAATTTTGCCGTCAGGTACGATGAACGTCTAcggtttttaatttaagattttcttTCACGTTAATTATCGTCATTGATAATTTATCTCGCTGATCCTCCCACAGGCGCGTTGGAAATCGACGATGTTCAGTATCACGATGTAGGATCGTACAGATGTAACGCTAGCGGCTACGGCCAATATAGACTGAGCAACAAAGCACAATTAGGATTATTATCTAGTGACATCGGTAAGTCTTTTCGCTAATTGTAACTAATAAACGAGTTAAACACGTCAATGGAACACGTCAAATTGACGGATGTTTTATTCGGCCGTACAGATGAGGGATCTAGCGCTCCAGTATTCATTGCACAACCCTTGCAACAAATAGCCACTGAAGGGTCTGACGTGACCCTGGAATGCGCCGCCAACGGCTATCCGAAACCGACGATTTTTTGGCTTAAAGACGGCGTCGCTCTCGATTTGACGTCACTCGACTCTAGGTATGTTAATTAACTTTGAGTTAATTAACCAACGAGATACGAATCTGAATGTGGTATTTACGAGAGGTACATCTTTTTCAAGATATCGAAAGATCGCAGCATCTAGTCTTATGATCATAAATGTCCGAGAATCGGATCACGGTTCGTATCAATGCCGCGCGGAAAACGAGGTCGAATCTCTGGATGCAGTTGCTGAATTAATCGTACAAGGTATTTTTTCTGGTGCACATGAAGTCTTTAGTTATTACCCTGCTGTGATATTAAAGTACGACGCTTTAATTTGATTTGACCCTCAGTTCCGCCGAGGTTTCTAAAGAAGCCGGAGGATAAAGTGGCGAGCGAGAGTCAAGATCTAGAATTCGAATGCGAGATTTATGGAAAACCGGAACCGAAAATTACCTGGCTGAAAAATGGCGAGCGTATCACTTTGAGCGCGTACTGGCAAATTGTCAATGGGTGTGTGTTTAGAGAATGTTCTTACTTCGCTGAAGAAATTCTTCGCGAAATCGTGTTCAATaagttatttcaaaatttcaataCTTCCGTTTCCAGATACAATCTGAGAATCAATGGACTGTTACCCATAGATGCAGGAATTTTCCAGTGCATGGGAATGAATCCTGCCGGTAGTGTTCAAGCCTCAGCACGTCTCACAATTAACCAGCCCAGTGAGTTTCGCGAGATAAAATGTAGATAGAACCTGTTTTTCAAACGCATACACTctcttttcttaatatttattggttgataaatatcgaaatttttttgttttgttcatatttattttttgtatatttatctttaaaaattatatttttattctttacgtttatttctatttggaattttaattttgtctttatttatttctctcccCCACGTGTTCCTCGTTAATTAACTGTTCTGCATGCTAACGTCACGTATGCAGAGAAAGCAAATCCCCATAGAACAACAACTCCCAAGACAGTTcctaagaaaaaattattgctaCACCGGCAGTTGTATAATAAGACATGGCAACACCCGAGCACTCTCTTAGGACACACGTTCTCGTCGCACATGCCGAGTCCTCCACTTTCAATCAGTCCCTCTGACGATCCCGCGGATCTACTCCCGAGCTCGTTTAAGTATCCCAACTCCCTTTACGACCCGGAATCCCGTTTTGTAGATGACACAGATACTCTGGAAGCGTTCGACGGGGGTGGCGTACCCTCTCCACCGAGGAATTTGAGCCTCGTCATCGTTACCGCGAGATTCGTCACGCTACGCTGGCAAGAGCCGGAAAACGCGAACAGCGATACTctcaattatttcatacattatAAACAGGAAGGGGCCATGAGGTAATTATCCTATGGAAGTAAATGAGGACGTGTGAGTGTGAAATGACCGATCATCGTCTATTCGTAGGGAGAGAGTTGTCAACACGCAGCAGAAACTGGAGGCCATGATACGCGGTTTACAGCCTAGTATGACGTATCAATTCCATGTGGTCGCGCAAAATTCTCGAGGCACCAGTGCTCCTAGTGAAGTATTGCAAATTACAACGCTAATAGAGGCCAATGTTCCTGGGCCTCCGATGAATCTGGAGGGTCATGCGACAAGCAGCATGAGTATTACTTTGTCGTGGGAGGAACCACAAGTTATTAATGGAcgaatatctaaatatattattacatttatggAGGTATACAAACTTTTTTCTGAAAACTACTAATGTTGAACTGACAATGTCAAGCGTCACTAACTGtttaattttgtcatattCTCAGGGCGACGGTGAAGAGATAACGCGTGAAACTACTAGTACAACGTATGAATTGGTAGATCTCGTGCCTTATACGGAATACAGTATTAGAGTTCAAGCGGTCAACGAAAATGGCCCGGGCGCGTTTAGTAAGGATATCGTAATTCGGACTCACAGTGCACAACCGACGCAACCACCGCATAACGTTACCTTAGAAGCAGCTAGTTCAACGGTAATACCGCGTATCCGATTAtacacaataaataatttagatcgATAGATACAGATAATTCAAAGAGTTTCACTAAATGTCTGTTTTCCAGAGTATTATCGTAAGATGGGAACCTCCACTCGAGGGACAGAATGGGATAATCACGGGTTATAGAATACGGTACCGCAGATACCCGCACGATCCTCGATCCGGGGATCGGCGATCCCCGATCACGGTGACAACTGAAGGAAATCAACGTTTGTACGTGCTAAATGGGCTCGAGAAGCACGTTGTGTACCAAGTCCGCATATGTGCCTTCAACGTCAATGGAACTGGGCCTTGGACGGAATGGACAAAGATAGAGACGTACGAGAACGATTTGGACGAGACGAAAGTACCTAATGCGCCCAGTAATCTGAGAGGTGAGAATCCATGTGCGAAATATAGGATGgcattttaattgttaattcgTTACAAATCATCTTCGTGCGTTGTTATTACAGCGAATGCCATGGCGGATTCTATACTAGTATCGTGGCATCCCCCGAAAGATCAAAGCATTaaagtgagaaaatataaGTTAGGCTGGGGCAAAGGCTACCCCGATGTTGAGATACAGGTTCTTGATGGAAAGCAACGATCTTACGCTATTAAGCCTATAGGTAAAAAGAATACACCAAAATGTTCTACTTTTGatacgaaatattttgcactttaatttttattaatcccTTTCTTCTGTCATGATATTAGAACCAACAACGGAGTACGTGATATCTTTAAGAGCAACGAATAATGTTGGCGATGGTCAGCCAGCATACGCGAATGTAAGAACTCCCGAACGTTTTGTATCTGAATCCGCAGTGCCTTTAATACCACCCGTTGGCCTTAAAGCTATCGTGCTCTCGGCTTCTACCGTTGTACTGTATTGGACAGACACGACCTTATCGAAAAGTCAAGTACGTTtacgtcatatatatatataaaatcttactGTATTATAAAACCTCATAAAATGTGTGACGCATGTAAGGAAGAGGTCAGGCAGAAATATCTGTAACgagaacatttatttttagtatatcACCGATAGTCGATACTATGTGGTGCGTTATACATTCTACCATCACAGCAGTAGCCCaagatacaaatattacaatgCTACCGATCTCAACTGTATGATTCACGACTTGAAACCCAATACGCAGTATGAGTTTACAGTTAAGCTGGTCAAGGTACGAGACATGTGGATTACGTACAGCTTGATAAAGTTAAGGAAGACTATTATCTTATAAGCATCATTTCCACAGGGTAAACGAAGCTCGCCGTGGAGTATGGTCGTTCTAAATCAAACGCAAGAGGCTGCACCTAGCACGGCACCTCGGGATCTGATTATTCAAACCGTCGAGGATCGTCCGACCTCCGTTCTGCTGCGATGGCAACCTCCTAAGCAACCCAATGGACAAATTACAGGTTGGTAATcctaaatttgaaaaataaagtacGTTTACTAAGCCACATCAATTTCTAGGATATCTCATAATTTATTCAACTGACAACACGAGATGGGATCGCGATTGGTTGGTCGAAGGTGTCATTGGCGACAAGGTGGATGCCATCGTAAAGAGTCTACATCCTAACACGATGTATTACTTCAAAATCCAAGCTCGTAACTCCAAGGGATACGGACCATTCTCTACGACAGTCTCATTTAAAACACCACAAAGTAAataattcgatttttatttatcatatcgATGTTGATTGATGTTAAAGATTATGTTCGTACAGTTGTAATATATACAGGATAATGCCTGCATTAATTTAACCATAAATGATTGCGTAACATTAtctgcatatatattatttctatccGCTTTATGTTGCATTCCGTTGTCCGTTCACAAATCACTgcgttaattattatgtttattttttatttctatggTAGGCAATGGCATGGATGATGAATTGCATGGAGGTAAGACATTGTCCCAATCTTCCTTTTCCTCTGTCATCCTAATTATGCATGTCTAAGCATGTTTTGTTACAAAACTTATAATTCAATctctttgaatataaaataagaaataatctctgtgtttcaaaaagaaaatataggataataatttcaatcatctagtaaaatatataattgtcttTTTCCAGATGGACGAAGCTTTTCGAATCTGTTGATTTACATCATAGTAGGTCTCTCGATCGTCTTTATCACTGCCATATCGGTAGTGGTCGTAGTGTGTTGTAAACGTAATCCAAGCTCGCCAGATCGAAAGAAGGGGTATGTCTTAGTAATCGAATTACATGTCTTAACACTTCTAATCATCAAGATATAATGTGtcaataattcattttttttttatattctttagatATATGAAAGATTCGAATCAGAAGACGAATATCAAGCCGCCGGATTTGTGGATTC is part of the Temnothorax longispinosus isolate EJ_2023e chromosome 12, Tlon_JGU_v1, whole genome shotgun sequence genome and encodes:
- the Fra gene encoding neogenin isoform X5, giving the protein MEPRPLAVLLALLLTALARVNAGGLDFIIEPRDVVVEQGGPARLDCEAKSVFGTPNIHWRTDDGQPITFIGDSYRSKLANGSLYINSVYAGSAELTGSYQCLASIDNVGAIVSRTATIKLASLPGFEREPQDTMVYAGQIAYLSCALPASSSLLKIQWLKDEHPLVLDKSRMTILPSGALEIDDVQYHDVGSYRCNASGYGQYRLSNKAQLGLLSSDIDEGSSAPVFIAQPLQQIATEGSDVTLECAANGYPKPTIFWLKDGVALDLTSLDSRYRKIAASSLMIINVRESDHGSYQCRAENEVESLDAVAELIVQVPPRFLKKPEDKVASESQDLEFECEIYGKPEPKITWLKNGERITLSAYWQIVNGYNLRINGLLPIDAGIFQCMGMNPAGSVQASARLTINQPKKANPHRTTTPKTVPKKKLLLHRQLYNKTWQHPSTLLGHTFSSHMPSPPLSISPSDDPADLLPSSFKYPNSLYDPESRFVDDTDTLEAFDGGGVPSPPRNLSLVIVTARFVTLRWQEPENANSDTLNYFIHYKQEGAMRERVVNTQQKLEAMIRGLQPSMTYQFHVVAQNSRGTSAPSEVLQITTLIEANVPGPPMNLEGHATSSMSITLSWEEPQVINGRISKYIITFMEGDGEEITRETTSTTYELVDLVPYTEYSIRVQAVNENGPGAFSKDIVIRTHSAQPTQPPHNVTLEAASSTSIIVRWEPPLEGQNGIITGYRIRYRRYPHDPRSGDRRSPITVTTEGNQRLYVLNGLEKHVVYQVRICAFNVNGTGPWTEWTKIETYENDLDETKVPNAPSNLRANAMADSILVSWHPPKDQSIKVRKYKLGWGKGYPDVEIQVLDGKQRSYAIKPIEPTTEYVISLRATNNVGDGQPAYANVRTPERFVSESAVPLIPPVGLKAIVLSASTVVLYWTDTTLSKSQYITDSRYYVVRYTFYHHSSSPRYKYYNATDLNCMIHDLKPNTQYEFTVKLVKGKRSSPWSMVVLNQTQEAAPSTAPRDLIIQTVEDRPTSVLLRWQPPKQPNGQITGYLIIYSTDNTRWDRDWLVEGVIGDKVDAIVKSLHPNTMYYFKIQARNSKGYGPFSTTVSFKTPQSNGMDDELHGDGRSFSNLLIYIIVGLSIVFITAISVVVVVCCKRNPSSPDRKKGYMKDSNQKTNIKPPDLWIHHDQMELKALEKSSLNGEASTSGVTSNTLPRSSNPEYNQDIHGNSSSLDKRTYVPSYMATATPIVNTSMSQPTIHTSCSDTSSVRQNYPRTVAQYSLNRAHVTLEPTPESSPDSCNMPSSYEPLQSQLSYGTSGQSYSGNTQYTPGHYGNSTQPMSSAVGVESNGSKRLQGHPLKSFSVPAPPPQSAPSTPAQQKHGVSQVTVRPTMSGSPYKKPQGSSSQLTKNRLASVSNPAHTSEEVERLKPSYSTEELNQEMANLEGLMKDLNAITASEFEC
- the Fra gene encoding neogenin isoform X2, yielding MEPRPLAVLLALLLTALARVNAGGLDFIIEPRDVVVEQGGPARLDCEAKSVFGTPNIHWRTDDGQPITFIGDSYRSKLANGSLYINSVYAGSAELTGSYQCLASIDNVGAIVSRTATIKLASLPGFEREPQDTMVYAGQIAYLSCALPASSSLLKIQWLKDEHPLVLDKSRMTILPSGALEIDDVQYHDVGSYRCNASGYGQYRLSNKAQLGLLSSDIDEGSSAPVFIAQPLQQIATEGSDVTLECAANGYPKPTIFWLKDGVALDLTSLDSRYRKIAASSLMIINVRESDHGSYQCRAENEVESLDAVAELIVQVPPRFLKKPEDKVASESQDLEFECEIYGKPEPKITWLKNGERITLSAYWQIVNGYNLRINGLLPIDAGIFQCMGMNPAGSVQASARLTINQPKKANPHRTTTPKTVPKKKLLLHRQLYNKTWQHPSTLLGHTFSSHMPSPPLSISPSDDPADLLPSSFKYPNSLYDPESRFVDDTDTLEAFDGGGVPSPPRNLSLVIVTARFVTLRWQEPENANSDTLNYFIHYKQEGAMRERVVNTQQKLEAMIRGLQPSMTYQFHVVAQNSRGTSAPSEVLQITTLIEANVPGPPMNLEGHATSSMSITLSWEEPQVINGRISKYIITFMEGDGEEITRETTSTTYELVDLVPYTEYSIRVQAVNENGPGAFSKDIVIRTHSAQPTQPPHNVTLEAASSTSIIVRWEPPLEGQNGIITGYRIRYRRYPHDPRSGDRRSPITVTTEGNQRLYVLNGLEKHVVYQVRICAFNVNGTGPWTEWTKIETYENDLDETKVPNAPSNLRANAMADSILVSWHPPKDQSIKVRKYKLGWGKGYPDVEIQVLDGKQRSYAIKPIEPTTEYVISLRATNNVGDGQPAYANVRTPERFVSESAVPLIPPVGLKAIVLSASTVVLYWTDTTLSKSQYITDSRYYVVRYTFYHHSSSPRYKYYNATDLNCMIHDLKPNTQYEFTVKLVKGKRSSPWSMVVLNQTQEAAPSTAPRDLIIQTVEDRPTSVLLRWQPPKQPNGQITGYLIIYSTDNTRWDRDWLVEGVIGDKVDAIVKSLHPNTMYYFKIQARNSKGYGPFSTTVSFKTPQSNGMDDELHGDGRSFSNLLIYIIVGLSIVFITAISVVVVVCCKRNPSSPDRKKGYMKDSNQKTNIKPPDLWIHHDQMELKALEKSSLNGEASTSGVTSNTLPRSSNPEYNQDIHGNSSSLDKRTYVPSYMGNTDEKCSTLSRQHSRGSHKPKLITLPVDSAPLHQPTATPIVNTSMSQPTIHTSCSDTSSVRQNYPRTVAQYSLNRAHVTLEPTPESSPDSCNMPSSYEPLQSQLSYGTSGQSYSGNTQYTPGHYGNSTQPMSSAVGVESNGSKRLQGHPLKSFSVPAPPPQSAPSTPAQQKHGVSQVTVRPTMSGSPYKKPQGSSSQLTKNRLASVSNPAHTSEEVERLKPSYSTEELNQEMANLEGLMKDLNAITASEFEC
- the Fra gene encoding neogenin isoform X3; the encoded protein is MEPRPLAVLLALLLTALARVNAGGLDFIIEPRDVVVEQGGPARLDCEAKSVFGTPNIHWRTDDGQPITFIGDSYRSKLANGSLYINSVYAGSAELTGSYQCLASIDNVGAIVSRTATIKLASLPGFEREPQDTMVYAGQIAYLSCALPASSSLLKIQWLKDEHPLVLDKSRMTILPSGALEIDDVQYHDVGSYRCNASGYGQYRLSNKAQLGLLSSDIDEGSSAPVFIAQPLQQIATEGSDVTLECAANGYPKPTIFWLKDGVALDLTSLDSRYRKIAASSLMIINVRESDHGSYQCRAENEVESLDAVAELIVQVPPRFLKKPEDKVASESQDLEFECEIYGKPEPKITWLKNGERITLSAYWQIVNGYNLRINGLLPIDAGIFQCMGMNPAGSVQASARLTINQPKKANPHRTTTPKTVPKKKLLLHRQLYNKTWQHPSTLLGHTFSSHMPSPPLSISPSDDPADLLPSSFKYPNSLYDPESRFVDDTDTLEAFDGGGVPSPPRNLSLVIVTARFVTLRWQEPENANSDTLNYFIHYKQEGAMRERVVNTQQKLEAMIRGLQPSMTYQFHVVAQNSRGTSAPSEVLQITTLIEANVPGPPMNLEGHATSSMSITLSWEEPQVINGRISKYIITFMEGDGEEITRETTSTTYELVDLVPYTEYSIRVQAVNENGPGAFSKDIVIRTHSAQPTQPPHNVTLEAASSTSIIVRWEPPLEGQNGIITGYRIRYRRYPHDPRSGDRRSPITVTTEGNQRLYVLNGLEKHVVYQVRICAFNVNGTGPWTEWTKIETYENDLDETKVPNAPSNLRANAMADSILVSWHPPKDQSIKVRKYKLGWGKGYPDVEIQVLDGKQRSYAIKPIEPTTEYVISLRATNNVGDGQPAYANVRTPERFVSESAVPLIPPVGLKAIVLSASTVVLYWTDTTLSKSQYITDSRYYVVRYTFYHHSSSPRYKYYNATDLNCMIHDLKPNTQYEFTVKLVKGKRSSPWSMVVLNQTQEAAPSTAPRDLIIQTVEDRPTSVLLRWQPPKQPNGQITGYLIIYSTDNTRWDRDWLVEGVIGDKVDAIVKSLHPNTMYYFKIQARNSKGYGPFSTTVSFKTPQNGRSFSNLLIYIIVGLSIVFITAISVVVVVCCKRNPSSPDRKKGYMKDSNQKTNIKPPDLWIHHDQMELKALEKSSLNGEASTSGVTSNTLPRSSNPEYNQDIHGNSSSLDKRTYVPSYMGNTDEKCSTLSRQHSRGSHKPKLITLPVDSAPLHQPIATATPIVNTSMSQPTIHTSCSDTSSVRQNYPRTVAQYSLNRAHVTLEPTPESSPDSCNMPSSYEPLQSQLSYGTSGQSYSGNTQYTPGHYGNSTQPMSSAVGVESNGSKRLQGHPLKSFSVPAPPPQSAPSTPAQQKHGVSQVTVRPTMSGSPYKKPQGSSSQLTKNRLASVSNPAHTSEEVERLKPSYSTEELNQEMANLEGLMKDLNAITASEFEC
- the Fra gene encoding neogenin isoform X6; its protein translation is MEPRPLAVLLALLLTALARVNAGGLDFIIEPRDVVVEQGGPARLDCEAKSVFGTPNIHWRTDDGQPITFIGDSYRSKLANGSLYINSVYAGSAELTGSYQCLASIDNVGAIVSRTATIKLASLPGFEREPQDTMVYAGQIAYLSCALPASSSLLKIQWLKDEHPLVLDKSRMTILPSGALEIDDVQYHDVGSYRCNASGYGQYRLSNKAQLGLLSSDIDEGSSAPVFIAQPLQQIATEGSDVTLECAANGYPKPTIFWLKDGVALDLTSLDSRYRKIAASSLMIINVRESDHGSYQCRAENEVESLDAVAELIVQVPPRFLKKPEDKVASESQDLEFECEIYGKPEPKITWLKNGERITLSAYWQIVNGYNLRINGLLPIDAGIFQCMGMNPAGSVQASARLTINQPNDTDTLEAFDGGGVPSPPRNLSLVIVTARFVTLRWQEPENANSDTLNYFIHYKQEGAMRERVVNTQQKLEAMIRGLQPSMTYQFHVVAQNSRGTSAPSEVLQITTLIEANVPGPPMNLEGHATSSMSITLSWEEPQVINGRISKYIITFMEGDGEEITRETTSTTYELVDLVPYTEYSIRVQAVNENGPGAFSKDIVIRTHSAQPTQPPHNVTLEAASSTSIIVRWEPPLEGQNGIITGYRIRYRRYPHDPRSGDRRSPITVTTEGNQRLYVLNGLEKHVVYQVRICAFNVNGTGPWTEWTKIETYENDLDETKVPNAPSNLRANAMADSILVSWHPPKDQSIKVRKYKLGWGKGYPDVEIQVLDGKQRSYAIKPIEPTTEYVISLRATNNVGDGQPAYANVRTPERFVSESAVPLIPPVGLKAIVLSASTVVLYWTDTTLSKSQYITDSRYYVVRYTFYHHSSSPRYKYYNATDLNCMIHDLKPNTQYEFTVKLVKGKRSSPWSMVVLNQTQEAAPSTAPRDLIIQTVEDRPTSVLLRWQPPKQPNGQITGYLIIYSTDNTRWDRDWLVEGVIGDKVDAIVKSLHPNTMYYFKIQARNSKGYGPFSTTVSFKTPQSNGMDDELHGDGRSFSNLLIYIIVGLSIVFITAISVVVVVCCKRNPSSPDRKKGYMKDSNQKTNIKPPDLWIHHDQMELKALEKSSLNGEASTSGVTSNTLPRSSNPEYNQDIHGNSSSLDKRTYVPSYMGNTDEKCSTLSRQHSRGSHKPKLITLPVDSAPLHQPIATATPIVNTSMSQPTIHTSCSDTSSVRQNYPRTVAQYSLNRAHVTLEPTPESSPDSCNMPSSYEPLQSQLSYGTSGQSYSGNTQYTPGHYGNSTQPMSSAVGVESNGSKRLQGHPLKSFSVPAPPPQSAPSTPAQQKHGVSQVTVRPTMSGSPYKKPQGSSSQLTKNRLASVSNPAHTSEEVERLKPSYSTEELNQEMANLEGLMKDLNAITASEFEC